Proteins from a genomic interval of Capsicum annuum cultivar UCD-10X-F1 chromosome 4, UCD10Xv1.1, whole genome shotgun sequence:
- the LOC107867967 gene encoding uncharacterized protein LOC107867967, with product MSSNQSFKKSCNFWLCLCLHASMPLPLIFGTVPHLIILIYLFQTGFSGPGTRFMQKDMHGMTFRGLSQSTYLFMVDQITMTTITVLGAKPRAILLQFSLTVITYMELIRAITIKRKSSRK from the exons ATGTCAAGTAATCAATCATTTAAAAAAAGTTGTAATTTTTGGCTTTGCCTTTGCCTGCATGCTTCAATGCCTTTGCCTCTAATTTTTGGCACTGTACCTCACCTCATCATTCTGATATACCTTTTCCAGACTGGTTTTTCTGGGCCTG GCACAAGATTTATGCAGAAGGATATGCATG GTATGACTTTCCGTGGACTATCACAAAGTACGTACCTTTTTATGGTAGACCAGATTACCATGACTACCATCACTGTGTTGGGGGCCAAACCCAGAGCAATTTTACTTCAGTTTTCACTTACTGTTATTACATATATGGAACTGATAAG GGCTATCACTATCAAAAGAAAGTCCTCCAGGAAGTAG